The following proteins are co-located in the Castanea sativa cultivar Marrone di Chiusa Pesio chromosome 8, ASM4071231v1 genome:
- the LOC142608407 gene encoding uncharacterized protein LOC142608407: MDNQRSPLLNLVYYCQGKTMEELRHSLLFTTLELEQTKMAVQEELRKRDDQLLHLKDLLEKTIREKDEAQEKCHRLLIEKLIFQQHQHQQQAAPLSGISSIEDEPRRGIDSNNGFSSSDCEESIVSSPIVDPIPPPQLPPPSQSSLELVPEKPLPEKGKLLQAVMKAGPLLQTLLLAGPLPQWRHPPPPLETFEIPPVTIPSATAPPPPQLLPQDSLFNINGCNTLTNCGRVNRKRVLCEGSDSPTETKYQRLVLH, from the exons ATGGACAACCAGCGTAGTCCTCTTCTCAACTTGGTTTACTACTGTCAAGGGAAG ACCATGGAAGAGCTAAGACATTCCCTGTTGTTCACTACTCTGGAGCTTGAACAAACAAAAATGGCAGTTCAAGAGGAGCTTCGAAAGAGAGATGATCAATTACTTCATCTCAAAGATCTGCTTGAGAAAACCATCAGAGAAAAAGATGAAGCGCAAGAGAAATGTCACAGACTCCTCATTGAGAAGCTGATATTccaacaacaccaacaccaacaacagGCAGCTCCTCTCTCAGGAATTTCCAGCATTGAAGATGAACCCAGAAGAGGAATTGACTCCAACAATGGCTTCTCATCCTCAGATTGTGAGGAGAGCATTGTTTCCTCTCCAATTGTTGACCCAATTCCACCACCCCAATTGCCTCCTCCATCACAATCATCACTAGAGCTAGTGCCTGAGAAGCCATTACCTGAAAAAGGTAAGCTTTTACAGGCAGTGATGAAAGCTGGTCCACTTCTTCAAACTCTACTTCTAGCTGGACCACTTCCTCAGTGGAgacacccaccaccaccacttgAAACCTTTGAAATTCCTCCTGTGACCATTCCTTCAGCAacagcaccaccaccaccacaactcCTCCCCCAAGACTCTTTGTTCAACATTAATGGTTGCAACACTCTCACCAACTGTGGAAGAGTCAATAGAAAAAGGGTTCTTTGTGAAGGCTCTGATTCCCCTACAGAGACCAAATACCAAAGGCTTGTTCTGCACTGA
- the LOC142608223 gene encoding LOW QUALITY PROTEIN: DNA ligase 1-like (The sequence of the model RefSeq protein was modified relative to this genomic sequence to represent the inferred CDS: inserted 2 bases in 1 codon), which produces MLLLPPPYTLTLTXSLSLSRSRSALKTLSSFLVSTKPFSSKNPSLTMSKPPSAFDALMSNARAAASKKKPQSSSPNKRKTLDSNPPQNPKTAKIPNSSPPGNAVSDAKPEESSETKQVKENGSCVQDPNLTGLEKKTKVIGVEERVAQLKSKMPELKEKKAGDFDPRSVAIWGEGERVPFMFLCLVFDMISNESGRILTTDIVCNMLRTVMVTTPDDLVPIVYLSANRIAPAHEGTELGIGDASIIKALAEAFGRTEVQVKKQYQVLGDLGLVAKASRSSQSMMRKPDALTVTKVFNTFQLIAKESGKDSQEKKKNHIKGLLVAATDCEPQYLIRLLQAKLRIGLAEQTLLAALGQAAVHTQKDSTPPPNIQSPIQEAMKIVKQAYSLLPVYDKIVPALLSGGVWNLPKTCNFTPGVPVGPMLAKPTKTVQEIVRKFQDSEFTCEYKYDGERAQIHYMDNGLVEIYSRNAERNTGKFPDVVITVSRLKKSSVRSFVLDCELVAYNREKQIILPFQTLSTRARKNVDVSDIKVDVCIFAFDMLYLNGQPLLQEELKVRREHLYGSFEEEAGFFQFATAITSNDLDEIQKFQDSAVNASCEGLIIKTLTKDATYEPAKRSLNWLKLKKDYMDNLGDSLDLVPIAAFYGRGKRTGFYGAFLLACYDSNNEEFQSICKIGTGFSEEVLEKCSTNLASKVIPEPKSYYRYADSMNPDVWFEPAEVWEVKAADLTISPVHRAAVGIVDPDKGISLRFPRLMRVREDKKPEESTSSEQVAEMYNSQKHNHPNDQDDDEDD; this is translated from the exons ATGCTACTACTACCACCACCctacactctcactctcac ctcactctcactctctcgcTCTCGCTCAGCTCTCAAAACACTCTCTTCCTTTCTCGTCTCCACAAAACCCTTCTCTTCCAAAAACCCTAGCCTCACAATGTCGAAGCCCCCTTCCGCTTTCGACGCACTCATGTCCAACGCACGCGCCGCCGCCTCCAAGAAAAAGCCCCAATCTTCTTCTCCCAACAAGCGCAAAACCCTAGATTCCAACCCTccccaaaaccccaaaaccGCCAAAATCCCCAATTCTTCGCCGCCTGGTAACGCCGTTTCCGACGCGAAACCCGAAGAGTCTAGCGAGACCAAGCAGGTTAAAGAGAATGGAAGCTGTGTTCAAGATCCTAATTTGACTGGGTTGGAGAAGAAGACGAAGGTGATCGGCGTGGAGGAGAGGGTTGCGCAATTGAAGAGCAAAATGCCGGAATTGAAGGAGAAGAAAGCAGGGGATTTTGATCCGAGATCGGTGGCGATTTGGGGCGAGGGCGAGCGTGTTCCGTTcatgtttctttgtttggttttcGACATGATTTCGAACGAGTCGGGGCGGATTTTGACTACGGATATTGTGTGTAATATGCTGAGGACTGTGATGGTTACAACCCCAGATGATCTTGTGCCGATTGTGTATCTTTCGGCCAATAGGATTGCCCCGGCGCATGAGGGGACGGAGCTTGGAATTGGGGATGCTTCCATCATTAAGGCGCTTGCCGAGGCTTTTGGGAGGACTGAGGTGCAGGTTAAAAAGCAATACCAG GTTTTGGGAGACCTGGGTCTTGTTGCGAAAGCAAGCCGTTCATCTCAATCTATGATGCGCAAGCCTGATGCCTTAACTGTTACCAAGGTTTTTAATACATTCCAGCTCATTGCTAAG GAATCTGGGAAGGATAgtcaagagaagaaaaaaaaccatatcAAGGGACTACTTGTTGCTGCCACCGATTGTGAGCCTCAATATCTAATTCGTCTACTTCAG gcaAAGTTGCGTATTGGATTGGCAGAGCAGACTCTTTTAGCTGCATTGGGTCAAGCTGCTGTACATACCCAAAAAGATTCTACACCACCTCCAAACATCCAGTCTCCTATACAAGAG GCTATGAAGATTGTTAAACAAGCATACTCTCTACTTCCTGTCTATGATAAAATAGTCCCTGCGCTTCTTAGTGGTGGTGTGTGGAATCTCCCAAAAACATGTAACTTTACACCTGGTGTTCCAGTTGGACCTATGCTAGCAAAGCCAACTAAAACGGTACAGGAGATTGTACGTAAATTTCAGGATTCTGAGTTTACCTGTGAATATAAGTATGATGGAGAACGTGCCCAG ATACATTACATGGATAATGGTTTGGTTGAGATATATAGTCGAAATGCTGAACGGAACACTGGAAAGTTTCCTGATGTTGTCATTACAGTTTCAAG GTTAAAGAAGTCATCTGTTAGATCATTTGTTCTGGATTGTGAACTTGTTGCTTATAACCGTGAAAAACAGATTATTCTTCCCTTCCAG ACCCTCAGCACTCGAGCTCGTAAAAATGTGGATGTGAGTGATATCAAGGTTGATGTTTGCATATTTGCTTTTGATATGTTATATCTTAATGGCCAACCGCTTCTTCAGGAGGAACTTAAAGTTCGTAGGGAG CATCTATATGGCTCTTTTGAGGAAGAAGCTGGATTTTTCCAGTTTGCAACTGCAATAACATCAAATGATTTAGATGAAATACAGAAATTTCAAGACAGTGCGGTTAATGCAAG TTGTGAGGGTTTAATTATCAAAACATTGACTAAAGATGCTACATACGAGCCTGCAAAGCGGTCACTTAACTGGCTAAAATTGAAGAAAGATTACATGGATAA TTTAGGGGACTCACTAGATTTGGTACCTATTGCTGCTTTCTATGGCCGTGGGAAGCGTACAG GTTTCTATGGTGCCTTTCTCCTTGCTTGTTATGACAGCAATAATGAAGAATTTCAAAGCATTTGTAAAATAG GCACTGGGTTTTCTGAAGAAGTGCTTGAAAAATGTTCTACCAATCTCGCTTCTAAAGTGATTCCTGAACCAAAG TCGTACTACCGGTATGCAGATTCAATGAATCCAGATGTATGGTTTGAACCTGCTGAG GTCTGGGAGGTGAAAGCTGCAGACTTGACTATTAGCCCTGTTCATCGTGCTGCAGTTGGCATAGTGGATCCAGATAAG ggCATTTCTCTTCGATTTCCTCGGCTGATGCGTGTCCGTGAAGATAAGAAACCAGAGGAGTCCACATCGTCCGAGCAG gtGGCTGAGATGTATAATTCTCAAAAGCACAATCATCCGAACGAtcaagatgatgatgaagatgattga